In Achromobacter pestifer, the DNA window TCAACTACATCCGCCGCAACTACGGCATGCTGATCGGCGAACCCACCGCCGAACTGATCAAGAAGGAAATCGGCTCGGCGTTCCCGGGATCCGAAGTCCGCGAGATCGAGGTCAAGGGCCGCAATCTGGCCGAAGGCGTGCCGCGCAGCTTCACGGTCTCGTCCAACGAGATCCTGGAATCGCTGACGGATCCGCTGAACCAGATTGTCTCCGCCGTGAAGATCGCGCTGGAACAGACGCCGCCCGAACTGGGTGCCGACATCACCGACAAGGGCATCGCCCTGACCGGCGGTGGCGCGCTGCTGCGTGACCTGGACCGTCTGTTGCAGGAAGAGACTGGCCTGCCCGTTGTGGTGGCCGACGATCCCCTGACCTGCGTCGTGCGCGGTTGTGGCGAGGCGCTGGAACACCTTGAGAAACTGGGCGCCATCTTCATCAACGACTAATTTTGCCCGCCAGCCCGGAGCCCCTCTTTTTCACGGCTCCGGCCGCTGCCGGAGCGGCGGGCGCGGGCGTCCGGGCTGAGATTCATGCAACGACAAGGGACTCCTCCCCTATTCAGGCGCGGCCCACCTGCGGAGGTGCGGCTGGTCGTTCTGGTCATTCTTGCTTTGGCCCTGATTGTCATGGATTCGCAATGGCGCATGCTGGAACCGGCGCGCAAGGCGATATCCGTGGCGCTCTATCCGTTCCAGCGCGCCGTCATGGCGCCGCGCGACCTGGTCCAACAGGTGAACGAATGGGTCAACGCCGCCAACCTCATCCGTAGCGAAAACGAAGCTCTGCAGCGTCAGCGCATCGAACTGGCCCAGGTGACCTCGCACGGCGCCCAATTGGCCGCGGAGAACGCGCAGTTGCGCCGCCTGCTCGGCGTGACCGACACCGTGGCGCAATCTGCCGTGGTGGTCGAGGTCATGTACGAACCCACCAACGCGTTCACGCAGCGCCTGGTGTTCAACAAGGGCAGCAAGGCCGGCCTGGCGCCAGGCATGCCGGTGATCGACGAAGGCGGCGTGGTCGGGCAGATCGTGCGTGTTACGCCGATGACCGCCGAGGCCGCGCTGGTCACCGACGAACAGGTATCCATTCCCGTACAGTTGCTGCGCAACGGCTTGCGCCTGATCGCGTTCGGCGGCAATTCGCCAGGCAAAATGGAAGTCCGTTACCTTGCAGCCAATGCCGACATCAAGGAAGGCGATACTATCGTCACCAGCGGCGTCGGCGGCCTGTTCCCGGCCGGTTTGCCCGTGGCCAAGGTGACCTCGGTCGAACGCGATACCGCCTCCGGCTTCGCGCGCGCCGTCTGCGAACCGCTGGCTCATCCCGAACGCTATCGCCACTTCCTGGTTTTGCAGGTGGATGTGGAGCGTGCCGAGTCCAACCGTCAGGAGGTCGATTCCGGTGGATCGGACTAATCAATCTTCGGGGCAGGCCAGGCGCCGCCTGGGCACCCCCAGCAATGTGCAGCCCGACCGCCTGTCCGGCCCGGCGCACGGCGTGTTCGTTTGGGGTACGGTGCTGCTGGCGTGGCTGGTGTCCCTGTTGCCCTGGCGCTTGTGGCAGGGCGCACCCGACGTGCTGCTGCTGATCATCGCCTTCTGGTGCGTGCACGAGCCGCGCCGGGTAGGCCTGTTCACCGCGTTCTTCTTCGGCTTGCTGATGGATGTGCATGACGCCGGCCTGCTGGGCGAGCACGCGCTGTCCTACACGCTCGTCGCCTACGGCGCCGTGGTGCTGCATCGGCGGCTGCAGCGGTTCGATCTCTGGAGCCAGGCGATGCACATGCTGCCTGTGTTCTTCATCGCCCGCTTCGTGACCCAGATCATCCATGCGTGGCTGGCCGGCAAGTGGCCGGGTTGGGACTGGGGCGTGAGCGTGCTCCTGACCGCCGCCCTCTGGCCGCTGGCGGGCTGGGTCTTGCACTTGCCGCAGCGCGGTGTCGACGACGCCGAGTCTTCCTCCGCCTGACGGCGGCGCAGCGTCATGTTTGAATTCAAGAAAACCGGCCAGCAGCAGAAGCAGCGTTTCCGCCTGCGCGCCTGGGTGGGCGGGCTGTTCGCGCTGGCCTGCTTCGGCGTGCTGATCGGGCGGTTCTGGTATCTCCAGGTCGACCGCTACGAAGGCCTGTCCGAGCGCGCCGACCGCAACCGCATCGCGGTCGTGCCCATCCCGCCGCGGCGCGGCGAGATCCTGGACCGCAACGGCGAAGTGCTGGCGCGCAACTACCGCACCTATACGCTGGAGGTCGTGCCCGCCCATGCCGGCAACCTGAGCCAGCTGTTCGAACGCCTGACCGAAGTCGTGTACATCAGCCCGGCCGACCAACGCCGCTTCAAGCGCCGCGCCGCCGAGTCCAGCCGCTACGCCAGCCTGCAGCTGCGCAACAATCTCAACGAAACCGAGGCCGCGTGGTTTGCCGCGCATTCCTTTCAGTTCCCGGGCGTGGAGCTGCGCGCGCGCTGGGTGCGCGAGTACCCGCAGGGCGCATCGGCGGGCCATGTGGTCGGCTATATCGGCCGCATCGCCGAAGGCGACAACGAAGAACTGGAGCGCGCCGGCCAGTTGGGCAACTACCGCGGCACCGAGGTCATAGGCAAGAAGGGCATCGAGAAAACCTGGGAAGAGCAGCTGCACGGCCGCACCGGCCTGGAAGAAGTCGAAGTCACCGCGGGCGGGCGGCCCATGCGCACGCTGCGCCGCATTGATCCGGTGCCCGGCTCCGACATCATGCTGTCGATCGACATGGGCCTGCAGAAAGTGGCCGAACAGGCGTTCGAGGGTCAGCGCGGCGCGCTGGTCGCCATCGACCCCGACACGGGCGAGGTGCTGGCCTTCGTCTCGCAGCCTTCGTTCGACCCGAACCTGTTCGTGGACGGCATCGACGTGGACAACTGGCGCATGCTGAACGAATCGCCGGACCATCCGCTGATCAACCGGCCACTGTACGGCACCTATCCCATCGGTTCGACCTACAAGCCTTTCGTGGCCCTGGCTGCGCTCGAACTGGGCAAGCGCCGCGCCACCGACCGCATCTCCGACCCCGGCTACTACGAATTCGGCGGCCAGAAGTTCCGCAACGCAGGCGGTGCCGCCTACGGCATGACGGACATGCACAAGGCCATTGTCGTGTCGTCCGACACCTACTTCTATTCGCTGGGCCCCGAGATCGGCGTGAACGCGCTGCACGATTTCACCAAGCAGTTCGGCTTCGGCCAGATCACCGGCATCGACCTGGAAGGCGAAAAACGCGGCGTGCTGCCCTCGACCGACTGGAAGCGCTCGGCCTACAAGGACAAGGACCGCCAGCGCTGGTACGCGGGCGAAACCATTTCCGTGGCGGTGGGTCAGGGCTATAACGCCTTCACGCTGCTGCAACTGGCGCAAGGCACCTCCACGCTGGCCAACAACGGCCTGTACCGCCGTCCGCACCTGGTGCACGCGGTGCGCGATCCGCGCACCGGCGTGGCCAAGCCGACCGAGTCCGCGCCCGACTACCGCATTCCCCTCAAGCAGGCCAACGTGGACGTGATCAAGAGCGCCATGGCGGACGTGGTGCGTGCCGGTACGGCGCGGCGCGCGTTCGCCAACACGCCTTACCAGGCGGCCGGCAAGACCGGCACCGCGCAGGTGTTCAGCCTGCGCGGCGGCCACTACCGCGCCAGCGCCATCGACGAGCGCCTGCGCGACCATGCCCTGTTCATGGGCTTCGCGCCGCTTGAGCATCCCCGCATCGCGGTCGCGCTGATCGTCGAGAACGCCGGCTGGGGCGCCAGCGTCGCCGCGCCGGTCGCGCGCAAGGTGTTCGACTATTGGCTGGCCAAGGACCGCCAGGACAAGATCGTGCGGCCCGAGCGCGCCGACCCCCTGGCCTCGGTCGAAGAAATCGCTTCCGACGTGGTGCGCCAATAATGAAACGCCTGGGCCTCATTCTGCTACGCGTGTTCACGGCCTTCGATTGGCCGCTGCTGGCGATCCTGTTGATGTTCGCCGCGCTCGGCATGACGGTCATGCATTCCGCGGTGGGCGGCACCGACTGGCGCTTTGCCGAACAGTCGCGTAATTTCATCATCGCTTTTTTCGCGATGTGGATCATGGCCTTGATTCCGCCCAAGTGGCTGATGAAGCTGGCCTTGCCGTTTTACGTGGTGGGGGTGGTGCTGCTGCTGGGCGTGGAGTTCTTCGGCGAAACCAGCAAGGGCGCGACCCGCTGGCTGAACCTGGGCGTGACCCGCATCCAGCCCTCCGAGATGATGAAGATCGGCGTGCCCATGATGCTGGCCTGGTACTTCCAGCGCCACGAGGGCGCGGTCCGCATCCGCGACTTCCTGGCCGCCGCCGCCATGCTGGCCGCGCCCTTCGGCTTGATCGTGCTGCAGCCTGACCTGGGCACGGCGCTGCTGGTGTTCGGCGCCGGCTTCTTCGTGATCTACTTCGCGGGCCTATCGTTCAAGCTGCTGGTGCCGGTCATGCTGGCTGGCATCATCGGCATCGGCACACTGGTCTATTACGAAGACCAGCTCTGCGAGCCCGAGGTGGACTGGGTGGTGCTGCATGACTACCAGAAGCACCGGGTGTGCACACTGCTGAATCCCAGTTCCGATCCCTTGGGCAAGGGCTTCCATACGATCCAGTCGATGATCGCGGTGGGCTCGGGCGGGATGTACGGCAAGGGCTACATGAAGGGCACGCAGACCCACCTGGACTTCATCCCCGAGCGCACCACCGACTTCATCTTCGCGGTGTATGCCGAGGAGTTCGGGTTGTACGGCGGGATTGCGATCCTGGTGCTGTATGGGCTGATGATGGCGCGCGGATTGACGATCGCGTCGCGGGCGTCTTCGCAGTTCGGCAGGCTGCTTGTCGGGGCGCTGACGATGATGCTGTTCATCTATGTATTCGTGAACGTGGGGATGGTGACGGGGATCCTGCCTGTGGTGGGGGTGCCGTTGCCGTTCATGAGCTATGGGGGGACGGCTTTGTTCACCATGGGGATTGCGTTTGGGATCATGATGAGTATTAGTCGGCATCGGTCGGCTAAGACTTGATCTTGACCGTTTGCTGGGCATTCTTGGGGCAGGCTCGGTCTTCTTCGTAGGTCGCCCGTCGTCGCGGGCGGCGTGGCGGCTCGCGCCCACGATTGCGGTCCGGAGCGTTCGCTCCGGACTTCCCCGTCGTCATCTTCGTCCAGGCCTACGGCCTTCCCTTCAGATTCCCTCGGGCGCATCGAGGTTGCGAGCCGCCACGCCGCCCGCGGCGACGGGCTGCCGCCGTCTTGGCTTGGTGCGCTGCTAGGGCCGTGGACGGTGGCGAGTCTTTTGCTGCCCGTCATTTCCGGCCGCGCGGGCGGCCGGAAATGACATACGTGATTTTTGGAATTTTGATGGTGTTCGCTGTCGCGAATGCGGACAGTCGTTTGCTGATGTCATCGCCGTCTGTGGGTGGGGCGGTGATGGGTGGCGCGCGGCACGCAGCGGTTTGCGCTTGAAGACTTTCTCGCGCGCGCCCCCCATCCGGCACCGTGGCTTAGCGTCGGCGATGATCAACGGCCTGGTGACATTCAGTCATGAGCAGCGGCCCTCGAGGTGTTAAATGCTGACGGGTGCCTCACGCGCGCGCAGCGCCATCCTCAACCGCAAGGCACCGCGGAAGCCTCGGAAGGCCGCCCGCGCGGCCGGCCCGAGGCGAGCCCCGCAAGATCCTCGCCATACCCCCACCCGTTGCCAGAACGCCAAGCACACGATTCGCCCCAGCCGACGTCAGATTGCAGCTAAACGAGCCCGTCGCGTCGGTGGCCCGCCATGCGCGGGGCGTCGATAAGCCCGAGGGAATCTGAAGGAACCGCCGAAGGCGGTGACGAAGATGACGAAGGGGCAGTCCGGAGCGAACGCTCCGGACCGCAATCGTTGCCCCGCGCATGGCGGGTCACCGACGCGACGGGCGTCTTAAGAACCTACGACGCCCGTCAGCAAGCAGAACCTCAAGAAGGCAACGCCTCAGGCACCCCAAGGTCGACGGCCAGCTTGGTCAAACCGTCCCAGATCCGGCTATCAAACGTCAGCGTATCCTCGTTCAGCGCGCGGTTGCGGGCTTCGTACTCGCCCGGATACTGCACGCCTTCGACGCCCGGTTGCGGCTTGCAGGCGTGCAGGTAGTCGATGAACGCGCCCACCTCCATCGACCGCCAGTCAGTATTGAAGTCCACCTGCGGATCCAGCAGCAGCGCGAACATATTGTTCGTCGCTACGCCAGTGCGCGGATGTTGCGGCTGGATCGTGCCGCCGCCGGACAGCACGCCGGCCAGCAGCTCGGCCACCAGGCCCAGCGCGTAGCCCTTGTGGCCGCCGAACGGCAGCAGGGCGCCGGGCGGGTCGGTGAACAGCGCGTTGGGATCGGTGGTCGGGTTGCCCTGGGCGTCGATCAGCGAGCCCGGGGGGGCTTCCTCGCCCTTGGCGGCCAGCACCCGCGCCTTGTTGACGGCGATCGAGCTGGTGGCCATGTCCACCAGGAACGGCGGACGGCCGCCGGGCAGCGGGCCGGCGAAGCACAGCGGGTTGGTGGTCAGGCACGCCTGCGCGCCGCCGAAAGGCGCCACGGTCGGCGAGCGGTTGATCACGTTGGTGAAGGCCAGCAGGATCAGGCCCTTGGCCGCCACCAGTTCCCCGTAGTGGCCCATGCGGCCCAGGTGATGGCTGTGGCGCAGGGTCAGGATGCACTGGCCGTGCTCCTGGGTGCGCTCGATGGCCTTCTCGATAACGACCTTGCCGACATACTGGCCCAGCCCGTGGTGGCCGTCGTAGGCCAGCATCGCGCCGCGATCGTTGATCAGTTCGGGCCGGCCGTCGGCCTGGGCCAGGCCCTCGGACAGCACGCGCCGGTAGTTGGTCAGGATGGACAGGCCATGGCTGGTGTAGCCCACCCGGTCGGACTCGACCAGGTGCTCGGCCACGTCGCGGGCGATGTCCTCGGGCACGCCCTGGGCCGTCAGCACGCGGCGGCCGTATTCATTGGCTTGGGCGATCGAAATTTTCATGATGCGACCTCCTTACAGCCAGCCCAGCCAGCGCCAGTAGGTCATGCCCATCAGCAGCATCAGCAAGTAGCCGACGATGGTGACGATGATGCCGACCTTGGCGAACTGCTTGGCGTTGAAGGTTTCCGTACCCAGGCACACCATGTTCTGCGGCGCGTTGATGGGCAGGATGAAGCCGTAGCTGACGACGAAGCCCAGCAGCATGGTCATGCCCAGGCGGCTGAAGTCGCCCGGCAGCGTGGCCAGCACCGAGATCAGGATCGGCAGCATGGCCGAGGTCAGCGCGGTGGCGCTGGCGAACCCCAGGTGGATGATGATGAGGAAGGCCGCCAGGACCGCGAAGATGGCCAGCGGTCCCAGGTGATCCAGGCCGGTGTGCGCCACGACCTGGTTGCCCAGCCATTGGCCGGCCTGGGTCGTCAGCAGGGCGGTACCCAGGCTGATGCCGACGCCGAACACGATCACGGTGCCCCATGGGATGCGCGATTGCACGTCTTTCCAGGTCATCACGCCAAAGCGCGGCAGCAGCAGCAGGACCAGGCCGAAGTAGGTGGTGGACGTGGTGTCGAACTTGTGCAGCTTGCCTTCGGTCGACCAGAACAGCAGCAGCATGAGCGACACGGCCATCAGGCGCTTTTGCGCGCCGGTCATGGGGCCCAGTTCAAGCAGCGACTTCGCGACGGCTTCCTTGCCTCCCGCGATGCTGTCGCTTTCCGGCGGCAGCAGCTTGAGCACGACGGCGATCAGCACGGCCGACATGATCAGCGACCAGGGGGCGCCGGCGATCAGCCAGTCCGACCACGCCACGCGTTCGCCCAGCATCTTTTCCATGAAGCCGACGGTCAGCAGGTTCTGTGCGGCGGCGGTCTGGATGCCGACGTTCCAGATGCTGGTGGCTTGCGCCACGATGATCATGATGCCGGCGGCGATGTTGGAGCGCTTGTCCACGCCGAAGGCCGCGATGACGCCCATCATGATGGGCACCACGGCCGCGCTGCGCGCGGTGGCGCTGGGCACGACCAGGCTCAGCACGATGGTCACGGCGATACATCCGATCAGGATGCGGCGCGTGCTGGTGCCTACTCTGGCCAGGGTCACCAGCGCGATGCGCCGGTCCAGCCCGGTGAAGGTCATGGCAGCGGCAATGAACAAGGCGCCGGTGACAAGCGCCAGCGCCGAGTTCGAGAAGCCTGCCAGCGCCATGCTGATCGCGGCCGAGGTGCCATAGATGACTTGCGGGTCTTTGATTGTCGGAGCCGTGCCCAGCAGGAAGGCCATCAGCGTCGTGATCATGATCGCGCTGGCTTCGTAGGACACGGCTTCGGTAATCCAGACCACCACTGCGAATGCCAGGATGGCCAGCATCCGGTGGCCCGCGACGGGCAGGTCGGCGGGCAAAGGCATCATCAGCACGCCGATCATCACTAGGACGCCGGCAATGAGTCCGATTGGAATTTTGGTTTTCTTTGGGGCTTGCGAGGCAGGGACGGCGGCTTGCGCGGTCATATCCATCTCCGGTTGAGGTCAAACTGCCGACACACCGCCCCGCGAGCAACGGGATAGGTCAAATCGGTGTGTCGACGCTACAGCATGATCGTGACGGCATTGCGGAAAACCCGTATTGATACTGATCAAGCCTGTGGAGATTTGGGCTTGTAGAAAACCTCTGACGGGCATTATGCTCGTCGCCCCGCGCCGCCGGCAAGCAGAGATTGTTGCATATAACAATGCAAATCTATTGAAATAGAGACGGATGGGAAATTAATTAGATCGTGCCGCGATGCTAATCGGCACGGCGAGCAGATGACCCGGCCGCCCGCTCAGCCCAGCGCCAGGCGCAGCTGTTCGTCCAGATGCAGCGTGGGCGCGATGCGCCAGCCGCTTTGGGCATAACGCAGCCAGCGGCCCAGCACCAGATGCGTCAGCAGGCTGGCGTGCGCCGCCACATTGGCCTGCGGCGGCAGGCCGCCATCGGTGACCGCGATGCGCAGCGATTGCTTCAACGACGCCTCGATGCGGTCGTTGATGTGGTTGATGCGTTCCTGCAGGCGGTTGTCTTCCGTGACCAGTGCGTCGCCGGTCAGCACGCGCGTCATGCCCTTGTTGCGTTCCGAGAAGGTCAGCAGCATGGAGACGGTCTGGTGGGCCTGCGTCAGGCCATGGGGTTCGGCGATGGCGATCTGGTTCACCAACGTGAAGATGCTGGTTTCGATGAATTCGATCAGCCCTTCGAACATCTGTGCCTTGCTGGCGAAGTGCCGGTACAGCGCGGCTTCGGAGACTTCCAGGCGCGCGGCAAGCGCGGCCGTGGTGATGCGTGCGGCGTGCGGCTGCTCCAGCATCTCGGCCAGGGTCTGCAGAATCTGGGTCTTGCGCTCGCCGGGTTTGCTCGCCATGGAAGGGTCTGCTCTCGCGCAGGCTTGACGGTGAAGGGGGAGGGGAGGAGCGCGCCGCTATCCCCGCAGGGGGCGTCGGCGTAACAGCAAATCACTGACGGAGTTTACCCGCAAGTCGACGTAGGCCGGCCGCTGCGAACGGCCGCGGGCGAACGGCGTGCCGGGGTGATACACATGGACGGTGCGCAGGCCGGCCTGGCGCGCGCCGCGCAGATTGGCCAGCGTGTCTTCCACCAGCACCGCGTTGCGCGCTTGCACGCCTTCGCGGGCCAGCACGTGGCGCAGCAGGGCGGGCGAAGGCTTGGGCCGGAACTCGCCATGCAGGCGCATGTGCTCGATGGCCCAGAGGCTGTCGAACTGGCGCAGGATCCCAAGGCGCGCGAGCACCGCGCGGGCATAGTGCAGCGGCGCGTTGGTCAGCAGCACCTTGCGGCCCGGCAGCCGGCTCAGCTTGTAGGCCAGCGCCTTCTCCGAGCGCACCAGCGGGCCGACGTCGAAATCGTGGCTGCGGTGCAGGAATTCGTGGGGGTCCACGCCGTGGTGCCGGACCATGCCTATCATGGTGGCGCCGTAGCGCTTCCAGTACTGCGAGCGCAGGCGGTTGGCGGTGTCGATATCGACATTCAGCGCCTCGGCCACGGCCATGGTCATGCCGTGGTCGATCTTGGGGAAGATGGCGTGCGAGGTGTCGTGCAGCGTGTTGTCCAGGTCGAACAGCCACAGGCGTTCGGAAACGCCCGTGGCCGTGCGGCGGGAGCGGCGCACGCGCAGCGCCGGCCGCAGCAGGTAACGCTGTGCCCGCATCAGTGCGAGCTGATCATCGTGCCCACGCCCTGGTCGGTCAGGATTTCCAGCAGCAGGCAGTGCGGCACGCGGCCGTCGACGATGTGCACCGAGTTCACGCCGTTCTTGGCGGCGTCCAGCGCGGACGAAATCTTGGGCAGCATGCCGCCGGAGATCGTGCCGTCGGCGAACAGCTCGTCGATGGTCTGGGCCGACAGGCTGCGCAAGAGCTTGCCGCCCTTGTCCAGCACGCCCGGGGTGTTGGTCAGCATCAGCAGTTTTTCAGCGCCCAGCACTTCCGCCATCTTGCCGGCGACGACGTCGGCGTTGATGTTGTAGGCGGTGCCGTCCTCGCCATAACCGATCGGCGAGATGACGGGGATGAACTGGTCGTCCTGCAGCGCCTTGACCACGGCAGGCTCGACCATGGTGATGTCGCCGACGAAGCCGATGTCGATGGGTTCGGACGGATTGTCCTTGTTGGCCATCAGCTTCTTTTGGGCCTGGATCAGTCCGCCGTCCTTGCCGGTCAGGCCCACGGCCTTGCCGCCGACCTCGTTGATCATCATGACGATGTCCTGCTGGACCTGGCCGCCCAGCACCCATTCGACCACTTCCATGGTCTCGGCGTCGGTGACGCGCATGCCCTGGATGAAGGTGCCTTGCTTGCCGATGCGGCGCAGCGCGTCGTCGATCTGCGGACCGCCGCCGTGCACCACCACCGGGTTCAGACCCACTAGCTTCAGCAGCACGACATCGTGCGCGAAGCTGCGCTGCAGACGCTCTTCCGTCATGGCGTTGCCGCCGTACTTGACCACGATGGTCTTGCCGTGAAATCGTCGGATATACGGCAGTGCTTCAGACAGCACAGCAGCTTTGACAGCAGGAGACGAAACGGCAGCAGGGTCGGGGGTGTCGGTCATGGCAGCTAAGTCGGCAAATATAGGTATGAGTGGTTAGAAAAAATGCCTGCACAAAAACGCGTTCGGGACGCGGTAGCGCAAGCATACGACGGATTGTAGTACCCACAGGTTTCTTATGCTTTAAACCCATGTTCATATGCCCGACAAATAACCGGCATTCAGGTAAATTGGGGGCGATTTCGCAACGGCTCGCCCCGCAAAAGGGGGCGGGGCCACACCGGCAGGGGCATCAGCCCCCGATTTTTACCCATAAAAGAGGCAACACATGCGTTTGAACTTTGTCCGGTCCGCCTTGGCGGCGTCGGTGTTCCTGGTGGCGGCAAATGCCGCCCATGCCGAAAAAATCGTGGTGGGCGCGACGCAGGTCCCCCATGCCGAGATCCTGGAAGTGGTGAAGCCGCAGTTGGCCA includes these proteins:
- the mreD gene encoding rod shape-determining protein MreD, with translation MDRTNQSSGQARRRLGTPSNVQPDRLSGPAHGVFVWGTVLLAWLVSLLPWRLWQGAPDVLLLIIAFWCVHEPRRVGLFTAFFFGLLMDVHDAGLLGEHALSYTLVAYGAVVLHRRLQRFDLWSQAMHMLPVFFIARFVTQIIHAWLAGKWPGWDWGVSVLLTAALWPLAGWVLHLPQRGVDDAESSSA
- the mreC gene encoding rod shape-determining protein MreC — protein: MQRQGTPPLFRRGPPAEVRLVVLVILALALIVMDSQWRMLEPARKAISVALYPFQRAVMAPRDLVQQVNEWVNAANLIRSENEALQRQRIELAQVTSHGAQLAAENAQLRRLLGVTDTVAQSAVVVEVMYEPTNAFTQRLVFNKGSKAGLAPGMPVIDEGGVVGQIVRVTPMTAEAALVTDEQVSIPVQLLRNGLRLIAFGGNSPGKMEVRYLAANADIKEGDTIVTSGVGGLFPAGLPVAKVTSVERDTASGFARAVCEPLAHPERYRHFLVLQVDVERAESNRQEVDSGGSD
- the mrdA gene encoding penicillin-binding protein 2, with product MFEFKKTGQQQKQRFRLRAWVGGLFALACFGVLIGRFWYLQVDRYEGLSERADRNRIAVVPIPPRRGEILDRNGEVLARNYRTYTLEVVPAHAGNLSQLFERLTEVVYISPADQRRFKRRAAESSRYASLQLRNNLNETEAAWFAAHSFQFPGVELRARWVREYPQGASAGHVVGYIGRIAEGDNEELERAGQLGNYRGTEVIGKKGIEKTWEEQLHGRTGLEEVEVTAGGRPMRTLRRIDPVPGSDIMLSIDMGLQKVAEQAFEGQRGALVAIDPDTGEVLAFVSQPSFDPNLFVDGIDVDNWRMLNESPDHPLINRPLYGTYPIGSTYKPFVALAALELGKRRATDRISDPGYYEFGGQKFRNAGGAAYGMTDMHKAIVVSSDTYFYSLGPEIGVNALHDFTKQFGFGQITGIDLEGEKRGVLPSTDWKRSAYKDKDRQRWYAGETISVAVGQGYNAFTLLQLAQGTSTLANNGLYRRPHLVHAVRDPRTGVAKPTESAPDYRIPLKQANVDVIKSAMADVVRAGTARRAFANTPYQAAGKTGTAQVFSLRGGHYRASAIDERLRDHALFMGFAPLEHPRIAVALIVENAGWGASVAAPVARKVFDYWLAKDRQDKIVRPERADPLASVEEIASDVVRQ
- a CDS encoding DASS family sodium-coupled anion symporter, translating into MTAQAAVPASQAPKKTKIPIGLIAGVLVMIGVLMMPLPADLPVAGHRMLAILAFAVVVWITEAVSYEASAIMITTLMAFLLGTAPTIKDPQVIYGTSAAISMALAGFSNSALALVTGALFIAAAMTFTGLDRRIALVTLARVGTSTRRILIGCIAVTIVLSLVVPSATARSAAVVPIMMGVIAAFGVDKRSNIAAGIMIIVAQATSIWNVGIQTAAAQNLLTVGFMEKMLGERVAWSDWLIAGAPWSLIMSAVLIAVVLKLLPPESDSIAGGKEAVAKSLLELGPMTGAQKRLMAVSLMLLLFWSTEGKLHKFDTTSTTYFGLVLLLLPRFGVMTWKDVQSRIPWGTVIVFGVGISLGTALLTTQAGQWLGNQVVAHTGLDHLGPLAIFAVLAAFLIIIHLGFASATALTSAMLPILISVLATLPGDFSRLGMTMLLGFVVSYGFILPINAPQNMVCLGTETFNAKQFAKVGIIVTIVGYLLMLLMGMTYWRWLGWL
- the slmA gene encoding nucleoid occlusion factor SlmA: MASKPGERKTQILQTLAEMLEQPHAARITTAALAARLEVSEAALYRHFASKAQMFEGLIEFIETSIFTLVNQIAIAEPHGLTQAHQTVSMLLTFSERNKGMTRVLTGDALVTEDNRLQERINHINDRIEASLKQSLRIAVTDGGLPPQANVAAHASLLTHLVLGRWLRYAQSGWRIAPTLHLDEQLRLALG
- a CDS encoding pyrimidine 5'-nucleotidase — protein: MRAQRYLLRPALRVRRSRRTATGVSERLWLFDLDNTLHDTSHAIFPKIDHGMTMAVAEALNVDIDTANRLRSQYWKRYGATMIGMVRHHGVDPHEFLHRSHDFDVGPLVRSEKALAYKLSRLPGRKVLLTNAPLHYARAVLARLGILRQFDSLWAIEHMRLHGEFRPKPSPALLRHVLAREGVQARNAVLVEDTLANLRGARQAGLRTVHVYHPGTPFARGRSQRPAYVDLRVNSVSDLLLRRRPLRG
- the argB gene encoding acetylglutamate kinase, yielding MTDTPDPAAVSSPAVKAAVLSEALPYIRRFHGKTIVVKYGGNAMTEERLQRSFAHDVVLLKLVGLNPVVVHGGGPQIDDALRRIGKQGTFIQGMRVTDAETMEVVEWVLGGQVQQDIVMMINEVGGKAVGLTGKDGGLIQAQKKLMANKDNPSEPIDIGFVGDITMVEPAVVKALQDDQFIPVISPIGYGEDGTAYNINADVVAGKMAEVLGAEKLLMLTNTPGVLDKGGKLLRSLSAQTIDELFADGTISGGMLPKISSALDAAKNGVNSVHIVDGRVPHCLLLEILTDQGVGTMISSH
- the rodA gene encoding rod shape-determining protein RodA; the encoded protein is MKRLGLILLRVFTAFDWPLLAILLMFAALGMTVMHSAVGGTDWRFAEQSRNFIIAFFAMWIMALIPPKWLMKLALPFYVVGVVLLLGVEFFGETSKGATRWLNLGVTRIQPSEMMKIGVPMMLAWYFQRHEGAVRIRDFLAAAAMLAAPFGLIVLQPDLGTALLVFGAGFFVIYFAGLSFKLLVPVMLAGIIGIGTLVYYEDQLCEPEVDWVVLHDYQKHRVCTLLNPSSDPLGKGFHTIQSMIAVGSGGMYGKGYMKGTQTHLDFIPERTTDFIFAVYAEEFGLYGGIAILVLYGLMMARGLTIASRASSQFGRLLVGALTMMLFIYVFVNVGMVTGILPVVGVPLPFMSYGGTALFTMGIAFGIMMSISRHRSAKT
- a CDS encoding Ldh family oxidoreductase — its product is MKISIAQANEYGRRVLTAQGVPEDIARDVAEHLVESDRVGYTSHGLSILTNYRRVLSEGLAQADGRPELINDRGAMLAYDGHHGLGQYVGKVVIEKAIERTQEHGQCILTLRHSHHLGRMGHYGELVAAKGLILLAFTNVINRSPTVAPFGGAQACLTTNPLCFAGPLPGGRPPFLVDMATSSIAVNKARVLAAKGEEAPPGSLIDAQGNPTTDPNALFTDPPGALLPFGGHKGYALGLVAELLAGVLSGGGTIQPQHPRTGVATNNMFALLLDPQVDFNTDWRSMEVGAFIDYLHACKPQPGVEGVQYPGEYEARNRALNEDTLTFDSRIWDGLTKLAVDLGVPEALPS